The sequence ATATTTCTGCTATTGGACAACTTCGTCAAATCCAGAGAGGAACTCTTCTCGAACCATACGAGGGGGGCGTAAGATGAAGCGAGCGATGGCTCCTGGATGATCTGATTGGTCATCTGCAAACGCCCACTGATTTAGCGTGAACCAATTCCTGTGCGACATTGAAGGTTCACGACTACGCTAAGGCACTTCAGGTCTCCCCTCGCAGATGGTCAAATCCGCAATAGGAAAGTGGGAGGATGTTCGTTGTTCGGTGTTGCTCTTAAGGACAAGGCGTTGTTACCCCTCGTCGTTCACGCTATTCTCGACCACACATCCTCGTCTTGCCATTTTTACACTCGTTGCATCTGCTGCGTATCGTCTTTTTGCGAGCTTCATCTCTAGAAGCATCACAGTCACTACTGCTGTTCTATTGTACGCGCTTGACAGCCTCGATCATTTTTTCTGTAGCAATAAACCGTAATCCCACATAACGGAGACTCACGATCGCTACACAAAAACATCAGAAAAATCGCAAACTTTCAACTCTCAATGTCTACATCAACCTCAGTCCCCGCCGCCCCGCCCGCCCGCTCGTCTAATGCAGATGGCTGGAGTCCCCTCGCCATCATCGGCATTGTCGCAGCCATCATGGTACTCCTCCTGTGTGTACCTCTCATCGCAATATACCTCCGCCGATACGAAAAGAAACGATGCAAAGAAATGGTGAAGGACTCTGGAAGCAGAGGTAGCTCAAGAGGAAGCGATGGGCTCAGCCAACTACAGGAAAGCCACAGCCTGAGGAGTATTCTCGTGACGAAGGAGCTTCAGAGAGTGAGCTTGAAGCTCAGCAAGCCTGAACAAGCTCACATGCAGGGGAGAGGGTGGAGTAACGCCGAGGTACAGGGAGGCGGATGGCGCGTGTGACGTGCATCTACCCACCCTTACAAATTCCAATACGAAAGACATGACCTTCGACTTCCAGAGCCCATTGATTGGGTTGGGATGGGTAATACGATTAATGGTAGATTTGCGATAATTTCGACATATTGTATTACTATCCTAGACGTTCGCTCTCCTTATCTTCTAGCAATCAATCCTTCTTCACATTAAACACCTTTCTGACCACACTGACACAATACGGATCCAGAACCCTCCGCCCCCAAGCCATGCCATGAGCAAAAGCTCAACGCGCTGTTGTAGCAACATCGTTACCATCACCGCTTCCTCCTAAATAGCGCCAAACACCCTCAGCTTCTTCTCTGTCCCATAATGCTTGCTCCACCCTTCCCTCCTCTGTCAACTGCTCCACAACACACATCTCAGTATCCATATCCTCCTCAAAATCGTGCACCTCCCCTGGTAACACTCCAAAAAGCTCGTCAAGCTCCCGCTCTGTGTAGTTATACTCTACCTCCCTCAACCTACTAAGATGCACGTTTCGTCGCGCTCGTCTCGATATCATACGTAAATCAGAGTCCCACCTCCCAGGCTTAGCGTGTGGTATATGTTAAATACCACCAACCGCGTCCAAACTGCCAAGCTGCTCAATCTGCTCTCGCGTGGGCTCGCGACCGACTCGGTTTTTGCGTCTCGCTGCCAGCGATCGCTTCTCAGGAAGGTTTGGAGCTCGAGGCGGGAGCGGCGTAGCTTGCGCTCTGCGCGTGTCTGAACAGTGCGAGGGGTTCGGTGCGTCTGGGGGAAGTGTCCGGCTGTGGGTGTGGTGGGACGGGATGGTGAGCAAGGGAGGTTGCTGGTGGAGGTGTTTTGGCGCACTTGTGAGCGTGTTCGACCACTGATGGGGCCTTGAtgatgtgtgtgtgtgcacGGAGTGAGCGTTCGAGAGCTATGCAGCATGTTCGTGAATACCTGCCGTGAGACATGTCCAGTTAGCCGGACAGAGGGAACGGAGTCTTGCCTAACTGTTGCTCAGCAATCGGTGATGTCGTGTGGGTATTCAGTTGATGCAAAAGTAGGCCAGGCGATTTCTGTCTGTTTATCAGCAGGTACAAGAGAGCCAAAGCATGTCGTATTAAACAAAGGAACAATCATTGACATGCTCAATCAACATGACCTTAGCTATAGGGGATGAGGAGAGACAAAGGCAATGTGCAGTCGGTGAGATTCTATCAGGGAGACATGGCATTCGACTGTTATTTGCTTCGCACCATTATCAGTTAAAGCTTTAGGAGCGACAATGTCGGGTCGCTCATCCAACAGTTCTACCTAGTCTAAGCATCCAGACCATCCCTCTCGACCAGCCTCCTCACAGCCTGCACGATATCTCTTTCCCTCTCCCCCATACCCTTCCCGGGCTCCTTCACCATGCCCTGCAATACTCTGTCCAACATTCCTCTCAACCTTGAAATCAGTACACCAATCCTTGCCCATCCTCTCAATCTTATCCACTCGTCAATCACCAATCCTCTCCCCAGAGTGTCAACCTGTATCTGCCCAGCGAACATGAGCAGACTATACGCATTAAACGGCGTAATGTCCCTGATAAAGACTTTGCTTGTCGCCATTTTGTTGAAGTACGCGACAAAGCTGGCGTTTGATGGGAAGGTCTGGGAGGAGAAAAGCGTAGAGCTGGGGTGTACGAAGACGCGCCCGTTATCTTGATTGAAGTACTTGATTTCGCGGGCTTCGGGGTCGAGCTCAACAGCGCCGGCGATACCGGCTGCGAACTTCTTGTCTGGTAGCTGAATGCGTGCAATCTGCGGGTTGAAGGATCCAGCAACAAGAGCACGCAACAAGGCATCGTTGCCATTCTGGGCGTTATACACGCCTTGTGTTGAAGGGCTGGTAGAGGTGTAGTTATATGGTATGAAGGAGATCTCTTTGAGGGACGAGAGGTACTGCGAGCGGTTGGATGCGATGTCGAACATGGTTTGGAGGTTAAGTTTGTTGTCTTGACACCAGAATTTGAGATCGCGGGCGGAAACACCTTTACTGCGGAATGCGGCCCACTGTTCATAGGCTCGAAGGTCGACAAGTAGATCGCCTTGGTTGTCTGAGAATGATGCGCGGATACGGTTAAATTCGTTCCTGGTATCTTGGTCTCTCTCTCGGGGTGAGATGAAGGGACTGCGAGCAGTCAACACTGCTGCAATAGTGAGAGCGGCCTCAAGACAGCCGAATGTCGCGCCGTAGACAAGAAGCTTGCTCAATCGGAGGTCAGCTGGAATCATAGACATGTGCCGGCCAAGGGCAGTGAGCTCGTTATCGGTAATGGCTCCCATCTGCGAGAGCAGCTTGACCGCGCCTTCGACTGCGGTGCTTTCGGGTGGCGTAAGAGCCGAAGCAAGGAAGCCTGAGACGTCCTGTACACCCATAGCCTTGATAGACAGACACATTTGCTCCAATGGAACGCGCCTGATTTCGGGATCTGGACGCTCCAACATCTTAGCCTCAGCATTGCGTGTGTACAGCTTGTAGCAGTCGCCAGCGCGGACACGGCCAGCACGACCACGACGCTGCTTACAAGCGGCTCGTGAAGCCCACGTTTCGGCAAGTCGGACCATATTGTTCTGAGGGTCATAGCTCGTTTCTTTCACACGGCCAGTGTCGATGACAGCCACGATGTCTTCGATTGTGATAGATGTTTCTGCCACGTTGGTTGCTGCAATAACCTTCCTCTTCCCCGCTGGAGGCAGTGAAAAGACGCGCTTCTGGTCAGCAGGCATAAGCGAAGCATGCAGTGGGAGGGCGTGAAGATTCGAGAAGTTGCTCAAGGCTTGTATCGTTCTGTCAATCTCCATTGTACCGGGAAGAAAGATCAAAATTCCGCCGTCCTTGTCTCCAAGTTGGTGGTCGATGTATGCGACCGTTTCTGCAATTAAATCGTAGTTGATACCAAAGCCGATGCTACGCAAATTGGCGGAGAACGACTTGTTCTCGGACTCGTCGTCATCACCAACATAGCCTCTGAAGCCTGTCAAGTGCATGACATCGTCAACGTAGTAGTCCGTCACAGGGTGTGTGCGGCCAGCGATTTCAACACGGcctacaggccctacttCCCTAAAGTAAGCCTCAAAGACTTCAGCGTCCAGCGTCGCACTCATCAAGATAACCTTGAGGTCTTTCCTGGTGCGCAGTATCTGGCGAAGAAGTACGAGAAGGAAGTCGGTGTCCAGGCTGCGCTCGTGCACTTCGTCGACGACAACGTGGCTGATGTCGGCGAGGGCAGCAACAACGTCGTCAGCGCCTCCCCCCGACGTTTGAAGTCGTCTCAAAAGGACACCGGTGGTGACGAAGGTAATCTTGGTGATGCCAGGTTTTTGCTTCGACTCTCCGCGAATGGTGTATCCAATCTCATCGCCAACTCGAGCGCACCTCTCGTCGGCTACACGATCAGCAAGACCAAGGGCTGAGATCCTTCGTGGCTGGGTGCAGATGATGTTGGCGACTGCACCGAGCTGTCTGTGTATCAGGTCATCCAGGACAAACTGCACTGACTGGGTCGATTTGCCAGACCCAGTCTCACCTGAGATGATAGTTACGTTGCATCTGTTGACTGTTTGCACAATCTCATCCCTCAATCTCCACGCGGGAAGTGACTGTCGGGCACTCATCATCTTTTGCTGCGCCGGCGTGCCTTGCTTGGCCTGCCAATCGGCAAGAACCTGCTGGCTGGCAAGTGTTGCTGGTTTCCAATCAATTGGCCTGCGACCTCTGTCTTTCCTCTTTCGTGCTTGGTTCTGCTGCTCCACTGAATGATCTGCTGCGGCGAGACCAGACGATACGTCGGCTAGTCGACCGGGGTTCTTGAAAATCTCGCCTGCATTCTGTTGCACCCAGTCTATGATGTCGTAGATCATAGGCATGCCAATGAAATTTTCCTCCGCATGTAGTAGCGCCTTTCTTATGATGCTGAGCCGGATGTAAGCAGGGATAGCTGCCTCGAAAGTAACGATAGGAGCAACGGCTGGGTAGGGTCCAAACGGTTTTCTGGCTTGCAGGATGAGGCGCTTCCCTTGCTGTTTGATGTCAAGCTCAACGCGGCACATCGTGGGCGAAGGCCTGGAAAAGAGTTTGTCGTAGATCGCTTCCAAGGAGGACATCTCGGTTTCCCAAGGGTCATCTTCAGGCAGGACATCTGGCTCGTCTGCGATGGCAAGATCTGCCAGTTCCTGCGCAATATCTTTGTCGTCATCATCTGGTCGTAGAAGACGGGCCTGGAGCAATGCTGCTGCTCTCCTTTCGTCTCCGCCCTGGATGTCGTAGGCCTCCTCGCATAGTTCGATGGAGTATCCTGCTGCCGCGAGGCGCTTTACAGCCCCCTCTCGCTTGAGGTTTGAGCTGGCCATGCTAACGCCGGCCACGTAGCCTTCAGGTAAACTCCAGGACGGTAGATCGTCCTCTGGAACATGGATCAGAAGCCATTCGAGGATCTCTTCTCGATCCTTGCAAATGTCGGCAGCTTCCTCTACGTGACTTCGACGGAAACCCAAATCTGTGATCTCGTCCTCGAGCCGTATCCTGGTGTTCACGTCCATCTGAACGCCATTGGGGTTCCAGAGAGCGTCACGACGGATGAGGCGCTCGACCTGCTGCCTTGTCCTCTTACCCAGCTCAATCTTGGGTACGCGCTCCCAGCCTCTCATCAAGTTCTTCGCAGGCCCTATCCATGAGCCCTCGGCGCTCGGCATAGACATGCCAGGCTTCAGGTTGTGTGCCTTTTGGGCGTCGTCTcgctgcttctgcttcttttCTCGCTCTTTCGCAGCAGTTGCCTTTGCTTTCTCGCGTTCAGCGAAGCCGAAGAAAGGATCTGCCTCGTACATCCAAGCTTTGCCTTCCTTCTCATCTCGCTTCTTGAGTTCGGCAAATGTCCCTTTCCACAAGTCCTTGTATACGGGAGGCAGCATCATGTGCAGGTTCTTCGCGCTGGCAACACGGAAGAGAGCGTAAGCGGCAGCAAAGTTGCGCGCTTCGATAGCGGTGGGCTGGTGCGCGGGTTCTTCGAGCTCGGCAGGAATTTTGATTGGAGGCAGAGTTGTGACTTCTTGTGTCTTTGGGTGCTTCTTCGACAGGATCACAGCATAGGCAAAGTGCTTGTCGCCATCTTTGCGCTACTCAAGTCAGCCATCGACCTCATCTGCCATAATCAAGAACATCTTACTATCCTGTAGTCCGGCTTCCCCCACTGCTGCTTCTGCAGGTGCTCCGAGAACAGATTGACGGGTAGCTTGCCTGTCCATGATGCTCCAGCAATCAGAGTCCTGATGTCTGGCTTCTTAGGACCCTCTTCAGCCTGCCCAGCGACGCCCTTGCCTTTGCTTTTGTCCTCGCCCTGCGCGGAGCCTTCgcctctcttcttcttgggcTTGCCATCGCCGAAGACGATGAAGCTGGTGTCGTCTTCTGGTGGAGGGGCCTTCTTTGCAGGCTTGCTGCGTGGTGGATGCGCGTTCTTCGGCATGGTCACAGTCTAACGTGTCACTGTAAAGATGTACCCAAACTCCATGGGTAGCGAACGGGTCGATTTGATGTGGAATCACGGAGTCGTTTGAACGATGGAAGGGCGTACGCTGACAGAAGAGCTCAGCCGTTCGGCGTAGAGGTCGCGAGCTCGTCACAGCCGCCTTGCACTCGAGGAAGACCGTTGTACAGTCGTGCAGCCATCTTTACTTATCGATTGATGCGGAGGGGCGGTCCTCTCAAGGAAACGCTCTAAAATTCTGGCTAGCGGCCCTGCCGCGGCTAAAGTTGCCCCACATCACCTGGAGTTTGAGCTCTCACCAGCATCGTTCATTATAGTGTTCGAATGACCAACAAGTGCAGTCACTCTATGCGGACAGTTGAATATATCTGACATATCAGTCCTCTGATGCGAAGGTTTTCAAGAGTAGCATTACAACAATCACAGTCCCAGCTCTCTGTAGTTACTTGCACGCGCCGCAAGAGCTCCCTCAGTATAGCGGCCGCTACGAAGGGCAAGAACAGCAATGCCGCAGAGCAACATCTTGACCTAATGACTGCAGAAGAGATAGAAAGCACTACAACATCTCAAACACCGAGAACCACTAATACCGCGAAACGCACCAATGCGTGTACGTCCATACCAAGTCCAAGACAGACTTAGACTTACGACGCAGTCACAGAACTCATGTCCGCGAAGAAGCCAAAGTCTACCGCCCAAGCAGCCGAGACACCAGCAAAGCCTGTAAAACGAGGCTTCGACGCACGCAATGGCTTAGGCTTGTATATCGAGAAGCCAGAGACCAATCCCGAAGGGCTGGTTGTGGAGTACGACGACGACTTTGTGGTCATCAACGACAAGTTCCCAAAAGCCTCGTACGCTGGCCTTCTCATTCTCTGTTACAAACGTCCCAAACTGACCTCCAAAGCGTACACCTCCTCCTCATCCCGCGCAATCCCCCATACTACGACCAGCACCCGCTGCACCTCCTCTCTACCGACCCTGCGTTCCTCGCCGAAGTACGAAAACGCGTCGACCGCCTCAAGATCCTCGCAGCCTCAGAGCTACGACGCAAGTACGGTCGCCACAGCACCGCAGACGCTTCGTACCAGTCTGCTCTCGAGGAGCTTATGAGCTCGCCCGATCCACCGCCAGCGGATCAACGAGAAGCTCTTCTCCCACCTGGCCGCGACTGGTTGTCCGAGATCAAGGCAGGCGCGCATACACACCCAAGCATGAACCACATGCACATACACATCATGAGTAGTGATATGCATTCGCCGTGTTTAAAGCACAAGAAGCATTATTTAAGCTTCAACTCGAGCTTCTTCGTGGATATGGACGACTTCCCACTAGAAGAGGGGAGTGCGAGGTTCCATCCGGGAGACTGGCCGAGCTGGGATATGAAGTGCTGGAGGTGTGGAGAGAACTACAAGAATAAGTTTGCGAAGCTCAAAGAGCATCTAGAAGGGGAGTTCGAGGAGTGGAGGAAAGAATAACAAAGCGATTGAAGACACGAGGAACACTTAAAGCACAACGTAATACCCACCGCGTTCTTTgatagttaatctagtatACAAGACCAGCCAGCTTTTGGTGTCGTTATATGGTACAACATGTCGTCAGATCCATTGCAATCGGTTTCCAGCCACGCATGTCTCGGCGCATCAGAAAAAGCAACGCGTCACCAGACGTTCAAGCGTAACTACCGAATCTGCGTTCGCCATTGCAACCTGAAGCCAAGCTTCCTTCCAGCATCAGCCTGGCGTGCACATGGTTTTACCAGACATTCCTCCACTCTCGAATCAGTGTCTAAGCCCTGGGCTTGACCTTTGGTGTCCCGCTGCGGACGCGCTTCGCCTCGGGGCGCTGCAGGTGGGAGGCAGGGATCCAACTTTCATCGTACTTCGCACCGGAAGTGACAGCTGGGCCATCGGCACCAACAACAGCAACCTGCTCAGCGGGGTCGACCTTCTTGGAGCCCTGGGAGGACTTCTTGGCGCGCTCGCCACCCTTGCCGCGGCCCTTCTTCTGGGGGAAGAAGGTGGTGATCCAAGTGTTGTAGATGAAGTAGACGGTTCCAGCGAAGGCGCCGAGGAGAACGAGGTACAGGAAGATACTAATGGCAATGGTCAGTGTCTCGAAATAGAATGAAGGGGTTGCATCTGCAGGAACATACATCTGAGGGTCGAGGATGCTAGTAGGCCTCTCGACGATAGAGACAGTCTCGTTGTAGGCGGCGACGGTGAAAACGGCATTCTCAGAGTTCCTCAGAATAGCGGTGAGCTGTAGGCGGAGATCCTGGGGGTAGAGGTCGGTAGTGAAGGTGTAGGGCACGGTCTCTTCTGCGCCGGCGGGGATCTCGATTGAGTACTTTTGGGAAGTAAGGTTGCGCACAACCTGAGACTGGCCGTTGACCTCCTGGAGCAGCGAGCCACCAACGATGCTCACGCCAATGGGCTTGGGCTCATTGTTGGCGATGGACAGGCGAGCTTCCGAGGCATGACCATTGATGAGCTTTACACCGAAGATCTCGGACTGGGGAAATGAGGCCGAGATCTTGACGTTCAGGTTCGGTGTCTGAGCCTCAGGCACTTCCTTGACATTCTCAACCTAAACGCGCGAGGGTCAGTAAATTGATGTCATACAGCGTAGCACGGGCGGGCAACTTACCTCAAGCGCGAAGGCATTGAGAGCCCTCAAGGAGAGCAAGAGCAGGGATTGGAGCTTCCAGGCAACCATGATGAATACAGCAAACGGTCAACTAGATGGATGCGCAGGGGAGAGGTGGAGGGGGGCACAGCAATTCGGAGGTGGCAAGCAACCTGACCATGACTGTGCCAAGAGGCGGCATGCCAAGGCGGCTGTGCGCACGCTAGGCTAAGCAAGCCAAATTTACCATCAAATCGATTTGAAAGTAAGTCAGCGGCTCTGCGCTTCGAATTAATTTAAAAGTAATTTAGCAGCTCTGCGCACGCTAGGCTAAGCAAGCTAAGATTACTTTTCAATTGATTCAAAAGTAACTCAGCGGCTGCACTACTAAAACAATAACAGATTCTAAAGAGTTTGTGCAACAGTATAGCTAAACTAATTTTTAATAAGTGTAGAATTAATTTGATTATTGTAGTTGCTGTTCTTGCTAATACAGGAGCTAGTATTAAGTTTACACACTAAACAGCAAAGGTAGAATAGCTAGAGCAAAGCTTTGTAGGGCAGCTACTTAGAAAGGTATAGTCAGGCCACCTCTTGGCATGGTCATGGTCAGGTTGCTTGCCACCTCCGAATTGCTGTGCCCCCCTCCACCTCTCCCCTGCGCATCCATCTAGTTGACCGTTTGCTGTATTCATCATGGTTTTGCGTCCTGCAGCAATTCGAACGTGGCTTCTACGAACGTCAGAGCGCGACTTCCCTAGCTTGGCGCGCCAGGGAGCTCCCCGGTCGTTCGAAGCGAGCGCCTAAGCGTCTTCCCCACACCAGGCGCCAGGGCCAATCAGCTGCGCACTCAAGCGCGCATCCAACACGAGACTACTTGTCGATTCTGGCGCGACTCTGGTGCACCGTTACAGTCTTCGGGTTCTCGGGATGCAGACAAAGAGCGTTATCATCACCATCGCAGCTGGGCTCTCGATTGAACGCTCCCCGTTTGCTGCCAATAAGAGCTTTCACCGCCAGTACTGATGCGCGTTCCCGCGTGTGCTTGCATGGTGGTACAGTCTGAGACAGACCCTTTTGACGGCCACTAGCAAAAACCTGCGAAATCACTTTCACCTCCACAGATAATCGTTTTCCGTTTTTCGCTTCTAGCATCCTGTTTCTGGATCCTGTCTTCCAGCTACTGTTTTCCAGATCCTGCCTCTCCTTTCACCACGGTTCTGGAAACTGCTTCCGTGACATTGACATAAATACTCGCACTTTCCCACGTTTCTTCTCTCTCCCCACCAACTCACACACGACGCAATTCACGCTGACAATCTCTACACTCCCTCACGTCCGTGGTCACAGCCTCTTAGCTATTCTCAGCTGTCGAAGATGGCGCCAGCTCCATTCCTCCCCGGCCTGGGCCATTCTCCCACCCCAGCTTCCGATGCCTTGACTCGGCCCATTACGGCAGAGCCCGAGCAGTCGACCTTGTACCAGCGCTATGAGCTGTTGCAACGGAACGACAAGGAGAAGAACGACTTTATAGGCGTGAGTGCCCCCAGTAACAACAGTGGTCGAAGCCGCCACTGACCAGTCCAGGAACTGCTTACGCGATACGATTACCTCAGCCAGCAATATCAGATTCTAGCCTCCCAGATCAGTAACGATGTCCAAGGTGAAGCTGCTTGGCAGATTCAGAAGCCGATGTATGAACGCAAGGTCCAGCATTATCAACAGGCTCTGGTAGGCATTTCACTGCGATCACGGTCCGGTTTATGTGATGCTTCAACTGACACCGACAGTCTGAAAATCCCTTTGTCATGGTCCTGATTGACGGTGATGGTATGATTGTAGGTATCGTGTACATTCAAAGAGACCGTACGGTGCTAATGCCGTCAGTTTCATGAAGAGTATGTTCGCAGCGGAGAAGCGGGCGGTCGGCGTGCTGCATCGCAACTTAACACCGCCGTGCATAAGTGGATCGAAAACGAGACCACAGACGTCCCTCTCGGGGCTCGTGTTATTTGCCGGATTTATGCCAACGTACATGGTCTTGCAGAGGTGCTGGTAAGAACTGGGGCGATCGACCACGTTGAAGTATTCGAAAATTTCGTGCAAGGCTTTACCCGCGCGAAGACCACGTTTGACTTCATTGATGTCGGTCCAGGAAAAGATCGTGCAGACGAGAAGATCATCGGTAAGTTGCAACGTTCAAAGCTGAGCCA is a genomic window of Ascochyta rabiei chromosome 8, complete sequence containing:
- a CDS encoding RNA helicase; the protein is MPKNAHPPRSKPAKKAPPPEDDTSFIVFGDGKPKKKRGEGSAQGEDKSKGKGVAGQAEEGPKKPDIRTLIAGASWTGKLPVNLFSEHLQKQQWGKPDYRIRKDGDKHFAYAVILSKKHPKTQEVTTLPPIKIPAELEEPAHQPTAIEARNFAAAYALFRVASAKNLHMMLPPVYKDLWKGTFAELKKRDEKEGKAWMYEADPFFGFAEREKAKATAAKEREKKQKQRDDAQKAHNLKPGMSMPSAEGSWIGPAKNLMRGWERVPKIELGKRTRQQVERLIRRDALWNPNGVQMDVNTRIRLEDEITDLGFRRSHVEEAADICKDREEILEWLLIHVPEDDLPSWSLPEGYVAGVSMASSNLKREGAVKRLAAAGYSIELCEEAYDIQGGDERRAAALLQARLLRPDDDDKDIAQELADLAIADEPDVLPEDDPWETEMSSLEAIYDKLFSRPSPTMCRVELDIKQQGKRLILQARKPFGPYPAVAPIVTFEAAIPAYIRLSIIRKALLHAEENFIGMPMIYDIIDWVQQNAGEIFKNPGRLADVSSGLAAADHSVEQQNQARKRKDRGRRPIDWKPATLASQQVLADWQAKQGTPAQQKMMSARQSLPAWRLRDEIVQTVNRCNVTIISGETGSGKSTQSVQFVLDDLIHRQLGAVANIICTQPRRISALGLADRVADERCARVGDEIGYTIRGESKQKPGITKITFVTTGVLLRRLQTSGGGADDVVAALADISHVVVDEVHERSLDTDFLLVLLRQILRTRKDLKVILMSATLDAEVFEAYFREVGPVGRVEIAGRTHPVTDYYVDDVMHLTGFRGYVGDDDESENKSFSANLRSIGFGINYDLIAETVAYIDHQLGDKDGGILIFLPGTMEIDRTIQALSNFSNLHALPLHASLMPADQKRVFSLPPAGKRKVIAATNVAETSITIEDIVAVIDTGRVKETSYDPQNNMVRLAETWASRAACKQRRGRAGRVRAGDCYKLYTRNAEAKMLERPDPEIRRVPLEQMCLSIKAMGVQDVSGFLASALTPPESTAVEGAVKLLSQMGAITDNELTALGRHMSMIPADLRLSKLLVYGATFGCLEAALTIAAVLTARSPFISPRERDQDTRNEFNRIRASFSDNQGDLLVDLRAYEQWAAFRSKGVSARDLKFWCQDNKLNLQTMFDIASNRSQYLSSLKEISFIPYNYTSTSPSTQGVYNAQNGNDALLRALVAGSFNPQIARIQLPDKKFAAGIAGAVELDPEAREIKYFNQDNGRVFVHPSSTLFSSQTFPSNASFVAYFNKMATSKVFIRDITPFNAYSLLMFAGQIQVDTLGRGLVIDEWIRLRGWARIGVLISRLRGMLDRVLQGMVKEPGKGMGERERDIVQAVRRLVERDGLDA
- a CDS encoding Increased recombination centers protein 22; amino-acid sequence: MVAWKLQSLLLLSLRALNAFALEVENVKEVPEAQTPNLNVKISASFPQSEIFGVKLINGHASEARLSIANNEPKPIGVSIVGGSLLQEVNGQSQVVRNLTSQKYSIEIPAGAEETVPYTFTTDLYPQDLRLQLTAILRNSENAVFTVAAYNETVSIVERPTSILDPQIIFLYLVLLGAFAGTVYFIYNTWITTFFPQKKGRGKGGERAKKSSQGSKKVDPAEQVAVVGADGPAVTSGAKYDESWIPASHLQRPEAKRVRSGTPKVKPRA